One window of Labilithrix sp. genomic DNA carries:
- a CDS encoding SDR family oxidoreductase, whose protein sequence is MPRAAGASSFRRGSPAPSRGTRRGAVERVDHDRLGLPRRQESRGSILNVSSTSAYKAMRDQSVYAATKAAVLALTRSWALELAPHGIRVNAVAPGPTETPGIARLPIPRMASSDEVAHWLVALGDPRSTWMTGQVLGVDGGLGIA, encoded by the coding sequence CTGCCCCGCGCAGCGGGGGCTTCGTCGTTCAGGCGCGGGAGCCCCGCTCCATCTCGAGGTACGCGGCGCGGCGCGGTAGAGCGCGTGGACCACGACCGGCTCGGTCTCCCACGCCGGCAGGAGAGCAGGGGCTCGATCCTCAACGTGTCCAGCACGTCGGCGTACAAGGCGATGCGCGACCAGTCCGTCTACGCCGCGACGAAGGCGGCGGTCCTCGCGCTGACGCGGTCGTGGGCGCTCGAGCTCGCGCCGCACGGGATCCGCGTGAACGCGGTCGCGCCCGGTCCGACGGAGACGCCCGGCATCGCGCGCCTCCCGATCCCCCGAATGGCCTCGAGCGACGAGGTCGCGCATTGGCTCGTCGCGCTCGGCGATCCGCGCTCGACGTGGATGACGGGCCAGGTCCTCGGCGTCGACGGCGGCCTCGGCATCGCGTAG
- a CDS encoding ATP-dependent Clp protease proteolytic subunit gives MLSAMPQQEVVKEADAFLGRAAEALFSSRTVLVYGEVDTKLARSVSAQLVALAAASDEPIRMLVHSQGGHVEAGDTIFDLVRAVAPDVVMIGTGWVASAGALIYCAAKKENRFALPNTRFMLHQPLGGMGGNASDIEIEAAQIVQMRERLNRIFSAATGQPYDKIVRDTDRNFWMNASEARAYGLVHRVIERFSDAA, from the coding sequence ATGCTCTCCGCCATGCCCCAGCAGGAAGTCGTCAAGGAGGCGGACGCGTTCCTCGGACGAGCAGCGGAGGCGCTCTTCTCGTCGCGCACCGTGCTCGTCTACGGCGAGGTCGACACCAAGCTCGCCCGTTCGGTCTCGGCTCAGCTCGTCGCCCTCGCGGCCGCGAGCGACGAGCCGATCCGGATGCTCGTCCACTCGCAGGGCGGGCACGTCGAGGCGGGGGACACGATCTTCGACCTCGTGCGCGCGGTGGCGCCCGACGTCGTCATGATCGGGACCGGCTGGGTCGCGAGCGCGGGCGCGCTGATCTACTGCGCGGCGAAGAAGGAGAACCGGTTCGCGCTCCCGAACACGCGCTTCATGCTCCATCAGCCGCTCGGCGGGATGGGCGGGAACGCGTCCGACATCGAGATCGAGGCGGCGCAGATCGTCCAGATGCGGGAGCGGCTGAACCGCATCTTCTCCGCCGCGACGGGGCAGCCGTACGACAAGATCGTACGCGACACCGATCGCAACTTCTGGATGAACGCGAGCGAGGCCCGCGCGTACGGCCTCGTTCACCGCGTGATCGAGCGGTTCTCCGACGCCGCCTGA
- a CDS encoding metallophosphoesterase family protein — MKDRRRQTVPVSNGAVKVAVIADTHSEPHPRAAELVAAEEPDLILHAGDIGALSVVDDFAKIAPTVAVRGNIDAHALPDAVTLDFVDGDAKLFTLLLLHIAVNGPKLRADAARLAKSEHAQLVVCGHSHVPFIGRDKDLGVFNPGSIGPRRFHLPIVFGVMELAAGRLAMKHVSCETGKTWLP, encoded by the coding sequence TTGAAGGACCGCCGGCGGCAGACGGTGCCCGTGTCGAACGGCGCGGTGAAGGTCGCCGTGATCGCCGACACGCACAGCGAGCCGCACCCGCGCGCGGCCGAGCTCGTCGCGGCGGAGGAGCCGGACCTCATCCTCCACGCCGGCGACATCGGCGCGCTCTCCGTCGTCGACGACTTCGCGAAGATCGCGCCCACCGTCGCGGTGCGTGGCAACATCGACGCCCACGCGCTGCCGGACGCGGTCACGCTCGACTTCGTCGACGGCGACGCGAAGCTCTTCACGCTGCTCCTCCTCCACATCGCGGTGAACGGCCCGAAGCTCCGCGCCGACGCCGCGCGCCTCGCGAAGAGCGAGCACGCGCAGCTCGTCGTCTGCGGCCACTCGCACGTCCCGTTCATCGGGCGGGACAAGGACCTCGGCGTCTTCAACCCGGGCTCGATCGGCCCGCGCCGGTTCCACCTCCCGATCGTCTTCGGCGTGATGGAGCTCGCCGCCGGCCGGCTCGCGATGAAGCACGTCAGCTGCGAGACAGGAAAAACGTGGCTTCCGTGA
- a CDS encoding GNAT family N-acetyltransferase: protein MSTRLSPLRTIVREARAADRGFIVALSEEAFAPYARNPAAHALRMLRADAGVLMAEDERTMRRLGFVVVRVTALGRAFGPWEDPSVGYVDAIAVRDDLRRRGVGRALLDAAEEHARERRAVSMSLLTAETNHEARALFARAGYRPILPVEAAYVSNQPAITMTKPIAR from the coding sequence ATGTCGACGCGCCTGTCGCCGCTGCGCACGATCGTCCGGGAGGCTCGCGCCGCAGATCGCGGCTTCATCGTGGCGCTGAGCGAGGAGGCCTTCGCGCCGTACGCGCGCAACCCCGCGGCGCACGCGCTGCGGATGCTTCGCGCCGACGCCGGCGTGCTGATGGCGGAGGACGAGCGGACGATGCGGCGGCTCGGGTTCGTCGTCGTGCGGGTCACGGCGCTGGGGCGCGCGTTTGGGCCGTGGGAGGATCCGAGCGTCGGGTACGTCGACGCGATCGCGGTGCGCGACGATCTCCGGCGGCGCGGCGTCGGGCGGGCGTTGCTCGACGCGGCGGAGGAGCACGCGCGGGAGCGGCGCGCCGTGTCGATGTCGCTCCTGACCGCGGAGACGAACCACGAGGCGCGGGCGCTCTTCGCGCGCGCCGGGTACCGCCCGATCCTGCCGGTCGAGGCGGCGTACGTGTCGAACCAGCCCGCGATCACCATGACGAAGCCGATCGCGCGGTGA
- a CDS encoding radical SAM protein has product MRVALVYPPTCDPTAPYLAVPMLTGFLRAHGVEVLPIDANIEAFDRLLGPESLGALRDRLEARLRELDARRSLTHVEQLEYAALVRARGEAHAVPDGIARAKDTLRDEARFHDPDAYAAAVATIDAALRVVSAVHHPLHLDFTAYRTPFGLTTMDEIARAATPDADPFDDYVTNVLVPRLAAAEVGLVGLSVCFPGQLQPAYAFALKIKRALPHVHVTCGGPGVTQMLIRLEGRRLAGALGPFDTACVYEGEHTLLALVRALEQDKPLRECTNVVVRDRLMGARWLAGHGMEDLKALPPPDFDGLPLDRYLSPRLVLPYDPTRGCYWGKCTFCHYGLAEIGTAAYRERDVAAITDHLRALATKHGTRHFYFSQDSVAPKTLIKLAQAIVDAGLDVRWATDLKPEKYLTQERADVLRRAGAVACALGVESGSPRVLKLIDKGAPIEVVSDVVDRLGAAGIAPEAMCFTEFPTETHEEALDTLDFIDERRDRLAVYIVGEFGLTHGSLVAQDPRRFGIRETWELEGDQLGLGLFFAPEHPWKTDDERADVDDRLAELSSGWLLRAYPWAGAVSTAHTILYYDRFGPTVFRDLAARGVREEVLGSKRPFEASLRFDPRACERAEQRDGAIWAELVNDRRVVGRAPYEELAARAPALRPKPLRLFFSFSADGGAPTVVKGRRPSHAANATGT; this is encoded by the coding sequence ATGCGCGTCGCGCTCGTCTACCCGCCGACCTGCGATCCGACCGCGCCGTACCTCGCGGTGCCGATGCTCACGGGGTTCCTCCGCGCCCACGGCGTGGAGGTGCTGCCGATCGACGCGAACATCGAGGCGTTCGATCGGCTCCTCGGCCCGGAGTCGCTCGGCGCGCTCCGCGATCGCCTCGAAGCGCGGCTCCGCGAGCTCGACGCCCGCCGCTCGCTCACGCACGTCGAGCAGCTCGAGTACGCCGCGCTCGTGCGCGCTCGCGGCGAAGCCCACGCCGTGCCCGACGGCATCGCGCGCGCGAAGGACACGCTCCGCGACGAAGCCCGCTTCCACGATCCCGACGCGTACGCCGCCGCGGTCGCGACGATCGACGCCGCGCTCCGCGTCGTCTCCGCCGTTCACCATCCGCTCCACCTCGACTTCACCGCGTACCGGACGCCGTTCGGGCTCACGACGATGGACGAGATCGCCCGCGCCGCGACGCCGGACGCCGATCCGTTCGACGACTACGTCACGAACGTCCTCGTTCCGCGCCTCGCGGCCGCGGAGGTGGGGCTCGTCGGGCTCTCGGTGTGCTTCCCGGGGCAGCTCCAGCCCGCCTACGCGTTCGCGCTCAAGATCAAGCGCGCGCTCCCCCACGTCCACGTCACGTGCGGCGGCCCCGGCGTCACGCAGATGCTCATCCGCCTCGAAGGCCGCCGCCTCGCGGGCGCGCTCGGCCCGTTCGACACGGCGTGCGTGTACGAAGGCGAGCACACGCTCCTCGCCCTCGTCCGCGCGCTGGAGCAGGACAAGCCGCTCCGCGAGTGCACGAACGTCGTCGTCCGCGATCGCCTGATGGGCGCGCGCTGGCTCGCCGGGCACGGCATGGAAGACCTGAAGGCGCTGCCGCCGCCGGACTTCGACGGCCTCCCGCTCGATCGCTACCTCTCGCCGCGCCTCGTCCTCCCCTACGACCCCACGCGCGGCTGCTATTGGGGCAAATGCACCTTTTGCCATTACGGCCTCGCCGAGATCGGGACTGCCGCTTATCGCGAGCGCGACGTCGCCGCGATTACCGATCATCTCCGCGCCCTCGCGACGAAACACGGCACGCGCCATTTCTATTTTTCGCAGGACTCCGTCGCGCCGAAGACGCTGATCAAGCTCGCGCAGGCGATCGTCGACGCCGGCCTCGACGTCCGCTGGGCGACGGACCTGAAGCCGGAGAAGTACCTCACGCAGGAGCGCGCCGACGTCCTCCGCCGCGCCGGCGCGGTCGCGTGTGCGCTCGGCGTCGAGTCGGGCTCGCCGCGCGTGCTGAAGCTGATCGACAAGGGCGCCCCGATCGAGGTCGTCTCCGACGTGGTCGATCGCCTCGGCGCCGCCGGCATCGCGCCGGAGGCGATGTGCTTCACCGAGTTCCCGACCGAGACACACGAGGAGGCGCTCGACACGCTCGACTTCATCGACGAGCGGCGCGACCGCCTCGCGGTGTACATCGTCGGCGAGTTCGGCCTCACCCACGGCTCGCTCGTCGCGCAGGACCCGCGCCGCTTCGGCATCCGCGAGACGTGGGAGCTCGAGGGAGACCAGCTCGGCCTCGGCCTCTTCTTCGCGCCGGAGCATCCGTGGAAGACGGACGACGAGCGCGCCGACGTCGACGATCGGCTCGCCGAGCTCTCGTCCGGCTGGCTCCTCCGCGCGTATCCGTGGGCGGGAGCGGTGTCGACCGCGCACACGATCCTCTACTACGACCGCTTCGGCCCCACCGTCTTCCGCGACCTCGCCGCGCGCGGCGTGCGCGAGGAGGTCCTCGGCTCGAAGCGCCCGTTCGAGGCGAGCCTCCGCTTCGATCCGCGCGCCTGCGAGCGCGCGGAGCAACGCGACGGCGCGATCTGGGCGGAGCTCGTGAACGATCGCCGCGTCGTCGGTCGCGCGCCCTACGAGGAGCTCGCCGCGCGCGCGCCGGCGCTGCGTCCGAAGCCGCTGCGCCTCTTCTTCTCGTTCTCCGCCGACGGCGGCGCCCCGACCGTGGTCAAGGGGCGCCGCCCGTCCCACGCGGCGAACGCGACGGGGACGTGA
- a CDS encoding elongation factor G, which produces MAAKIPLERIRNIGISAHIDSGKTTLTERVLFYTGRIHKIHEVRGKDGVGAKMDSMDLEREKGITIQSAATYCVWTGSQKQLEPININIIDTPGHVDFTIEVERALRVLDGAILVLDSGKGVQSQSITVDKQMKRYHVPRIAFVNKMDNPGANYEKVADMLREKLGHHAVMIQLPMGAEHEFKGIIDPILMKAFFFEGNDGEIIKEVDIPAEYKDAADARRQHVIEKVADVDDTLAEKFLAEEPISVEDIRAAIRRATLALKMTPVMCGSAFKNKGVQLLLDGVFHYLPSPTEVKNEAHDQDKNEEKVALENDPNGPFVGLAFKLQQDKYGQLTYFRVYSGKVASGDTIFNTSNENRKVRVPRMFRMHSDDREEIQVAEAGDIVAFYGVEASSGETFTDGKVNYTLTSMHVPAAVISLAVAPKDRGAETNFSKALNRFTKEDPTFRVHQDEESQQTIISGMGELHLDIYIERMKREYNCEVIAGKPQVAYRESISRKADMNYTHKKQTGGSGQYAKVMGYIEPLPQDAVETYEFVDDVVGGAIPREYIPSCDKGFKEAIKKGGLIGFPVVGIRCCVNDGASHAVDSSEMAFKTAAMMGFREAYDKAGATILEPIMKVEIDAPTEFQGAVVGQVNQRRGVILETIAGDTVNVVAEVPLTTMFGYSTDLRSATQGKGTFTMEFAKYSVVPRQEQDEMIKAYKAKLAAEAKK; this is translated from the coding sequence GTGGCCGCTAAGATCCCCCTCGAACGAATCCGCAACATCGGCATCTCGGCGCATATCGACTCCGGCAAGACGACGCTGACCGAGCGCGTGCTCTTCTACACGGGCCGCATCCACAAGATTCACGAGGTCCGCGGCAAGGACGGCGTCGGCGCCAAGATGGACTCGATGGACCTCGAGCGTGAGAAGGGCATCACGATCCAGTCCGCCGCCACGTACTGCGTCTGGACCGGCTCGCAGAAGCAGCTCGAGCCGATCAACATCAACATCATCGACACGCCAGGCCACGTCGACTTCACGATCGAGGTCGAGCGCGCGCTCCGCGTCCTCGACGGCGCGATCCTCGTCCTCGACTCGGGCAAGGGCGTCCAGAGCCAGTCGATCACCGTCGACAAGCAGATGAAGCGGTACCACGTGCCGCGCATCGCCTTCGTCAACAAGATGGACAACCCCGGCGCCAACTACGAGAAGGTCGCCGACATGCTGCGCGAGAAGCTCGGTCATCACGCGGTGATGATCCAGCTCCCGATGGGCGCCGAGCACGAGTTCAAGGGCATCATCGACCCGATCCTGATGAAGGCCTTCTTCTTCGAGGGCAACGACGGCGAGATCATCAAGGAGGTCGACATCCCGGCCGAGTACAAGGACGCCGCCGACGCGCGCCGCCAGCACGTCATCGAGAAGGTCGCCGACGTCGACGACACGCTCGCCGAGAAGTTCCTCGCCGAGGAGCCGATCTCGGTGGAGGACATCCGCGCCGCGATCCGCCGCGCGACCCTCGCGCTCAAGATGACGCCGGTCATGTGCGGCTCCGCCTTCAAGAACAAGGGCGTGCAGCTCCTCCTCGACGGCGTCTTCCACTACCTCCCGAGCCCGACCGAGGTCAAAAACGAGGCGCACGACCAGGACAAGAACGAGGAGAAGGTCGCGCTCGAGAACGATCCGAACGGCCCGTTCGTCGGCCTCGCGTTCAAGCTCCAGCAGGACAAGTACGGCCAGCTCACGTACTTCCGCGTCTACTCGGGCAAGGTCGCGAGCGGCGACACGATCTTCAACACCTCGAACGAGAACCGCAAGGTCCGCGTCCCGCGCATGTTCCGCATGCACTCGGACGATCGCGAGGAGATCCAGGTCGCCGAGGCCGGCGACATCGTCGCCTTCTACGGCGTCGAGGCGAGCTCGGGCGAGACGTTCACCGACGGCAAGGTCAACTACACCCTGACCTCGATGCACGTCCCGGCCGCCGTCATCTCGCTCGCGGTGGCGCCGAAGGACCGCGGCGCGGAGACGAACTTCTCGAAGGCGCTGAACCGCTTCACGAAGGAGGACCCCACCTTCCGCGTGCATCAAGATGAAGAGTCCCAGCAGACCATCATCTCGGGCATGGGCGAGCTCCACCTCGACATCTACATCGAGCGCATGAAGCGCGAGTACAACTGCGAGGTCATCGCCGGCAAGCCGCAGGTCGCCTACCGCGAGTCGATCTCGCGCAAGGCGGACATGAACTACACGCACAAGAAGCAGACCGGCGGCTCGGGTCAGTACGCGAAGGTCATGGGCTACATCGAGCCGCTCCCGCAGGACGCGGTCGAGACCTACGAGTTCGTCGACGACGTCGTCGGCGGCGCGATCCCGCGCGAGTACATCCCCTCGTGCGACAAGGGCTTCAAGGAGGCGATCAAGAAGGGCGGCCTCATCGGCTTCCCCGTCGTCGGCATCCGCTGCTGCGTGAACGACGGCGCGAGCCACGCCGTCGACTCCTCCGAAATGGCCTTCAAGACCGCCGCGATGATGGGCTTCCGCGAGGCCTACGACAAGGCCGGCGCGACCATCCTCGAGCCGATCATGAAGGTCGAGATCGACGCGCCGACCGAGTTCCAGGGCGCCGTCGTCGGTCAGGTCAACCAGCGCCGCGGCGTCATCCTCGAGACGATCGCGGGCGACACCGTCAACGTCGTCGCCGAGGTCCCGCTCACGACGATGTTCGGCTACTCGACCGACCTCCGCTCTGCCACGCAGGGCAAGGGCACGTTCACGATGGAGTTCGCGAAGTACTCCGTCGTCCCGCGCCAGGAGCAGGACGAGATGATCAAGGCCTACAAGGCCAAGCTCGCCGCCGAAGCGAAGAAGTAA
- a CDS encoding beta-lactamase family protein, which yields MAVRAVVVVLMMTVGCRGTAPPPPAPASEDATPVATASSSPEAVVVADAAAEETPLPSRARLLAPARGTAVRGFVAMSGGAGAHVVYAVPGPEEAAAEQPVLVASLTKMWVAVAVLRLAARKELSLDDEVRALLPALAKKAWADSTVRELLHHVSRVPEFDDRDGFYSKSDIDFTDPAPVLAKHIGAGTEKRGVWKYRNSEFALLGAILQERRAKPVASVLEEEVFAPATMRHAGVLVRGKPAGLDLGPMGRVRPHNFFTAGNGYASASDLLAFFDALDAGTLLDEPSRALLFEADAKNNHAAAGCWAFPFAGAEAGPTLLVERPGSFGNVRLETLYFPALHRAIVLWSQAPVDLGRPRTNGSIAAALARAALE from the coding sequence GTGGCTGTGCGTGCGGTCGTGGTGGTGCTGATGATGACGGTTGGCTGTCGTGGGACGGCGCCGCCTCCACCTGCGCCTGCGAGCGAGGACGCTACGCCGGTCGCGACGGCGTCGTCGTCGCCCGAGGCTGTCGTGGTCGCTGATGCAGCGGCGGAGGAGACGCCGCTGCCTTCGCGGGCGCGGCTGCTCGCGCCGGCGCGTGGCACGGCGGTGCGGGGGTTCGTGGCGATGAGCGGCGGGGCCGGGGCGCACGTGGTGTACGCGGTGCCGGGGCCAGAAGAGGCGGCGGCGGAGCAGCCCGTCTTGGTGGCGTCGTTGACGAAGATGTGGGTCGCGGTCGCGGTGTTGCGGCTCGCCGCGCGGAAGGAGCTGTCGCTCGACGACGAGGTGCGCGCGCTGCTGCCCGCGCTCGCGAAGAAGGCCTGGGCCGACAGCACGGTGCGTGAGCTCTTGCACCACGTCTCGCGCGTTCCGGAATTCGACGATCGCGACGGATTCTATTCCAAGTCCGACATCGACTTTACCGATCCCGCGCCCGTACTCGCCAAACACATCGGCGCCGGAACGGAGAAACGCGGGGTCTGGAAATACCGCAATTCGGAGTTCGCGTTATTGGGCGCGATCTTGCAGGAGCGGCGGGCCAAGCCGGTCGCGAGCGTGCTGGAGGAGGAGGTATTTGCTCCCGCGACGATGCGCCATGCCGGCGTCCTCGTGCGCGGCAAGCCGGCCGGTCTCGATCTCGGGCCGATGGGGAGGGTGCGGCCGCACAACTTCTTCACCGCCGGGAACGGGTACGCGAGCGCGAGCGACCTCCTCGCGTTCTTCGATGCGCTCGACGCCGGGACCTTGCTCGACGAGCCGTCGCGTGCGCTCTTGTTCGAGGCGGACGCGAAGAACAACCACGCCGCGGCGGGATGTTGGGCATTTCCGTTCGCCGGGGCGGAGGCAGGGCCGACGCTGCTCGTCGAACGTCCCGGCAGCTTCGGGAACGTCCGCCTCGAGACGCTCTACTTCCCTGCCCTTCATCGCGCGATCGTGCTCTGGTCGCAGGCGCCGGTCGACCTCGGGCGGCCCCGGACGAACGGGAGCATCGCGGCGGCGCTGGCGCGGGCGGCGCTGGAGTGA
- a CDS encoding alpha/beta fold hydrolase, protein MLSGMNQGPTWLYLHGFASSPASNKARAFVKWGEEHGLAVRALDLRVPSLEHLRFSSILLRVRAEIGAEDRVVLIGSSLGGLTACRVAEVEPRVCALFLMAPAFRLAERWRARLGEDAWRRWKEQDALEVPDHATGKTTFVDHGFVAELEALDVGFPDVRVPTCIVHGTKDDVVDVELSRAWARDRRHVRLVEVDDGHELARSVPRILAEATAFFAPFGVQAASENRSITR, encoded by the coding sequence ATGCTGTCCGGCATGAATCAAGGTCCGACGTGGCTCTACCTCCACGGCTTCGCGTCGAGCCCGGCGTCGAACAAAGCGCGCGCGTTCGTGAAGTGGGGCGAGGAGCACGGCCTCGCGGTGCGCGCGCTCGATCTCCGGGTCCCGTCGCTCGAGCACCTCCGCTTCTCGAGCATCCTCCTCCGCGTGCGCGCGGAGATCGGAGCGGAGGACCGCGTCGTGCTCATCGGCTCGAGCCTCGGCGGGCTCACCGCGTGCCGCGTCGCCGAGGTCGAACCGCGCGTCTGCGCGCTCTTCCTGATGGCCCCCGCGTTCCGGCTCGCGGAGCGATGGCGCGCGCGGCTCGGCGAAGACGCGTGGCGGCGGTGGAAGGAGCAGGACGCGCTCGAGGTGCCCGACCACGCTACCGGCAAGACGACCTTCGTCGACCACGGCTTCGTCGCCGAGCTCGAGGCGCTCGACGTGGGCTTCCCCGACGTCCGCGTGCCTACGTGCATCGTGCATGGAACGAAGGACGATGTCGTCGACGTGGAGCTCTCCCGCGCGTGGGCGCGCGACCGGCGACACGTGCGCCTCGTCGAGGTCGACGACGGCCACGAGCTCGCGCGCTCGGTGCCGCGCATCCTCGCGGAGGCAACGGCGTTCTTCGCGCCGTTCGGCGTTCAGGCGGCGTCGGAGAACCGCTCGATCACGCGGTGA
- a CDS encoding helix-turn-helix transcriptional regulator — MDLPLVPPASLPHVARALDAMRADPARRWTVAELARRAGLSRAAFARRFKEATGISPLRWLAEHRLTLAAERLRTSGLTLARVAALVGYACEFAFAKAFKRAYGLPPGVYRRRARTAAPAFRAAA, encoded by the coding sequence ATGGACCTCCCGCTCGTACCGCCGGCCTCGCTCCCGCACGTCGCGCGCGCGCTCGACGCGATGCGCGCCGATCCCGCCCGCCGCTGGACCGTCGCGGAGCTCGCGCGCCGCGCGGGCCTCTCGCGCGCGGCGTTCGCCCGGCGCTTCAAGGAGGCGACCGGCATCTCGCCGCTGCGCTGGCTCGCCGAGCATCGCCTCACGCTCGCGGCGGAGCGGCTCCGCACGTCGGGCCTCACGCTCGCGCGCGTCGCGGCCCTCGTCGGCTACGCCTGCGAGTTCGCGTTCGCGAAGGCGTTCAAGCGCGCGTACGGCCTGCCGCCCGGCGTCTACCGCCGCCGCGCCCGCACCGCGGCCCCGGCCTTCCGCGCCGCCGCCTGA
- a CDS encoding Gfo/Idh/MocA family oxidoreductase, with product MQSALIAGAGASGFLHALALRSAGVRIAAVFDPDRASARNLVELVGGEPCTSLDRALRHDAAIAAVCSPPIHHVAQAAALADGRRLVFVEKPVALSNEELERLRTLPRVVPIVQWRSGRSASELRAAIEAGVFGARPRIHCELRLWRDAAYFARRDAARWGCGAMLSIGIHALDLVLWIANRRVVASRGREGFGRPTIDVATAGEIALELEGGASARVAITLDEPRACDVRLAVEGDGTTAYLHAAEADPTGTPLSWRGPRAVRYPAPAGALGSPLLVPFIHEALAAPRPLAIDDVAAAHRLVFALTSRSAPTDLCRRPA from the coding sequence ATGCAGAGCGCGCTCATCGCCGGCGCCGGCGCCTCCGGGTTCCTCCACGCCCTCGCGCTCCGCTCGGCCGGCGTCCGCATCGCGGCCGTCTTCGATCCCGACCGCGCGAGCGCACGGAACCTCGTCGAGCTCGTCGGCGGTGAGCCGTGCACCTCGCTCGATCGAGCGCTCCGTCACGACGCCGCGATCGCCGCGGTGTGCAGCCCCCCGATCCACCACGTCGCGCAAGCCGCCGCGCTCGCCGACGGGCGCCGCCTCGTCTTCGTCGAGAAGCCGGTCGCGCTCTCGAACGAGGAGCTCGAGCGTCTGCGGACGCTGCCGCGCGTCGTGCCGATCGTGCAGTGGCGATCGGGGCGGAGCGCGTCGGAGCTGCGCGCCGCGATCGAGGCCGGCGTGTTCGGCGCGCGACCGCGCATCCACTGCGAGCTCCGGCTCTGGCGCGACGCCGCCTACTTCGCGCGCCGCGACGCCGCGCGCTGGGGCTGCGGCGCGATGCTGTCGATCGGCATTCACGCGCTCGACCTCGTGCTCTGGATCGCGAACCGCCGCGTCGTCGCGTCGCGCGGGCGCGAAGGGTTCGGCCGCCCTACGATCGACGTCGCGACCGCGGGCGAGATCGCGCTCGAGCTCGAGGGCGGCGCGTCGGCGCGGGTCGCGATCACGCTCGACGAGCCGCGCGCGTGCGACGTGCGCCTCGCGGTCGAAGGCGACGGCACGACCGCCTACCTCCACGCGGCGGAGGCGGACCCGACCGGCACGCCGCTCTCGTGGCGCGGCCCGCGCGCGGTCCGCTACCCCGCCCCCGCCGGCGCGCTCGGGAGCCCGCTCCTCGTGCCGTTCATCCACGAGGCGCTCGCCGCGCCGAGGCCGCTCGCGATCGACGACGTCGCCGCCGCGCACCGGCTCGTGTTCGCGCTCACTTCCCGGTCAGCGCCGACAGACCTTTGCCGCCGACCGGCGTGA
- a CDS encoding suppressor of fused domain protein, with product MARLTAQEMDAVADQLELPVKGRFPITYANHPLPGDPARKLGIQRVDGYPSPGFRTALSYGLAHESFETSNFPDRIELIQGYRTDDWSFERIQVFVADSVVTSNQLPKPGTVYQHAVAHAGLGAPASRMPHALVVYPYLWQRDFYKADVADKRLWFLQLVPIHENELQFITKNGFKVFEELLDHFGMQFHDLNRTSYVDM from the coding sequence ATGGCTCGACTGACGGCTCAAGAGATGGATGCAGTGGCGGACCAGCTCGAGCTGCCCGTCAAAGGGCGTTTTCCGATCACGTATGCCAACCATCCCCTCCCGGGGGATCCGGCGCGAAAGCTCGGCATCCAGCGGGTCGACGGGTATCCGTCGCCCGGGTTCAGGACCGCGCTGTCTTATGGGCTCGCCCACGAGTCGTTCGAGACGAGCAACTTCCCGGACCGCATCGAGCTGATTCAGGGGTACCGCACGGACGACTGGAGCTTCGAGCGCATTCAGGTGTTCGTCGCCGACAGCGTCGTCACGAGCAACCAATTGCCGAAGCCCGGGACCGTGTACCAGCACGCGGTCGCGCACGCAGGGCTCGGCGCCCCCGCGAGCCGCATGCCCCACGCGCTCGTCGTATATCCGTATCTGTGGCAGCGCGACTTTTACAAAGCCGACGTCGCGGACAAGCGGCTGTGGTTCCTCCAGCTCGTCCCGATTCACGAGAACGAGCTTCAGTTCATCACGAAGAACGGCTTCAAGGTGTTCGAGGAGCTCCTCGATCACTTCGGGATGCAGTTTCACGATCTGAACCGCACCTCGTACGTCGACATGTAG
- a CDS encoding AgmX/PglI C-terminal domain-containing protein has product MVPPSNAPAPAPAPSPAPSPSTPPPAPAPEPTAEPRALPCPHGDPLCTPPSPGGFVDSSSGAAPSSSSSSLDPGIPGTGSGGPVPSNTKAPTLRHGAVTVTGRLPPEVIQRIVRQNFGRFRLCYENGLRSNPNLAGRIAVKLTIDGSGAVTNPTIDPVTDLPDKAVQSCVLRGFANLSFPQPEGGVVVVVYPVIFAPPAP; this is encoded by the coding sequence GTGGTCCCGCCGTCGAACGCCCCCGCCCCCGCGCCCGCACCATCGCCCGCACCATCACCGTCAACGCCGCCGCCCGCACCCGCACCCGAGCCGACGGCCGAGCCGCGCGCGCTGCCGTGCCCGCACGGCGATCCGCTCTGCACGCCGCCGTCGCCGGGAGGTTTCGTCGACTCGTCGAGCGGAGCCGCGCCTTCATCGTCGTCGTCGTCGCTCGACCCCGGCATCCCCGGCACCGGCTCGGGCGGCCCCGTTCCATCGAACACGAAGGCGCCCACGCTTCGCCACGGCGCGGTCACGGTCACGGGCCGGCTTCCGCCGGAGGTCATCCAGCGCATCGTGCGCCAGAACTTCGGGCGCTTCCGTCTCTGCTACGAGAACGGGCTCCGCTCGAACCCCAACCTCGCCGGGCGCATCGCGGTGAAGCTCACGATCGACGGGAGCGGAGCGGTGACGAACCCGACGATCGATCCGGTGACCGACCTCCCCGACAAGGCGGTCCAGTCGTGCGTGCTGCGCGGCTTCGCCAACCTCAGCTTTCCGCAGCCGGAGGGCGGCGTCGTGGTGGTGGTCTACCCGGTGATTTTCGCTCCGCCCGCGCCCTAG